The sequence AGGGTTATCAAAAACAAATTTTTTTGCGTTCTGGTATATCTATTTATATTCATGAGTTGAAATTTTTAGATAATATTTTTGAAACTATTTCGTCTCAAAAGTTTTTACCTGAATTTGCTTTTCATATCCAAGGAAAGCGTCAGTTAGTAGATGGAAACTATCATCAAGCTGGTGACAATTTCTTTGCGATCGGACCTTGTTTAAGTGGAACTCAAGAATGGTCTGCAAATACCCAAATTCTCAAGGTTGATATACATATTGAACCATTAACTTTGGGAAGTTATTTAAGCGATTATAATCAAAAAACTCCTTGCGAATTAAATCAGCTTTTGCAAGGAAAAGACGAAAAATTTTATTTTAATTCCGGTAAAACAACACCTCAAATGCAGCTTTGTTTGCATCAAATTTTAAATTGTCCCTATCAAGGTGCGACTAGACAAATTTATTTAGAAGCTAAAGCATTAGAATTAATTGCTATGCGTTTGCAAGAAGTTGTTTCCGAGGATAATTCTCAATATGATTCGTCCGAGGTTATTAGAGCCAATGACGTTGAGCGAATTCACCAAGCTAAAGAAATTTTACGCGCTCAATTTGAGAATCCCCCTTCATTACCAGAATTAGCTCGTCAGGTTGGTTTAAATCAGCGGAAACTCAAGCAAGGATTTCGTGCTTGTTTTGGTACTACTGCTTTCGGATATTTACACGATTATCGCATGGAGCAAGCCAGACTGTTACTTACAGATACTCAAATGGGTGTAACTCAAGTGGCTCATAAGGTTGGTTATGCTAGCTTACCGTCTTTTAGTGCGGCTTTTCGCAAAAAATTCGGTATTTGTCCGCGAATTTATCTAGGGAAAGAGAAAAAAGTACCTTTGGGATAAGAAATAGTTCTTTCCGAATAAGACTTTAAGCCCTGATTTGGTGTAATGTAATTTGGAATAATTGAAAATAATTCTTAACTGTTCCAAAATTATCGTTAGCAACGCTTCGTTATTAAGTAATTGGTGCGTTACTTAAACTTGTTCAAAATCAAACCGATCCCGATATATTTTATTTCTTGTGTGAGGAAAGTAATGAAATTACACCAATTGCTGAAAATTATTATATTTACTAGTGTAATGGCAGTATGGGGAAACAATCTCGCTCAAGCTGAGGAGGTGCTTCCCTCAAGTAATTCTCGCAAGTTATCACAATCTTCACCACCAGCAAACAACAACGCAACGCAATTAATTAAGGTAACTGGTGTCAGATTAAATCAAACGGATAAGGGTGTAGAAATAATTTTAGAGACAACCTCGGCTCAAAGTTTGCAAGTTGTAAATCGCAGTCAGGGTAATGATTTTATTGCAGAAATTCCCAATGCTCAACTCAGCGTATCCCAGGGAAATGCATTTACAAAACTAAAGCCGATACAGGGAATTAGCCAGATAGAAGTAATTAATAAAGATGGTAATACTATTCAGGTAAAAGTAACGGGAGAAGCAGGTTCACCACAAGTTGAGTTATTTGATAGTAGTACGGGTTTGATTTTTGGGTTAAAACCAATAGCATCTACCGCTCAAACACCAGCTAAACCCCCGGAAACTCCACCACAACAGGAATCACAAACGCCAGAAAAACCTACCACTTCTCAAGCCGAGGAAAATAATAATCAACCAATTGAACTGGTAGTAACTGCAACTCGAACTGAGCAAGATATTCAAAAGGTACCGCGTTCAATAACTGTAATTAATCGTGCGGAAGTCGAGAAACAAACGAGATTATCGCGTAATTTAATCGAAATTCTCGGTAAATCAGTACCGGGTTTAGCACCTCCGACTCAAAGCGGTAGTAATTTTGGATTATCTTTACGGGGACGCAATACTCAAGTTTTAATTGATGGCGTTCCTCAATCTACAAGTCGCAATGCTTTCCGAGATTTGAAAACCATCGATCCTTCCGCAATTGAACGTGTGGAAGTTGTAAGAGGACCAAGTGCAATTTATGGTGATGGCGCAACTGGTGGTGTAATTAATATTATTACTAAACGTGCCGATACAGATAGATTGACTTCAAAAACAGAGTTCGGTGTAACTGCTGCTTTGGGAGAATTGGAAGAAGATAGTTTCGGTACGAATTTTCAACATACAATTTCTGTCAACGAAGACAAGGTTGATTTTACTGGCAATATTTCATTTACTAATACTGGCGTTTTTTATGATGCCGAAGGAGACAAAATTCCTACCGACCCTAACGCCCAAGGTGGTTTTGCCGATTCTCGCAGTTTGAATTTATTCGGTAAATTGGGTGTAAATTTTGACGATTATCAACGATTGCAACTGACATTTAACCGCTTCGATGAAAAGCAAGATACAGATATTGCTAGCGATCCAACTGTGAACGATCTACCGGGAACACAGAAAGCTCGGGCTATCGAA comes from Rivularia sp. PCC 7116 and encodes:
- a CDS encoding helix-turn-helix transcriptional regulator, whose translation is MTITVSSHNWQEFWQEDKQQSLNKHERIWSFANNLGKGYQKQIFLRSGISIYIHELKFLDNIFETISSQKFLPEFAFHIQGKRQLVDGNYHQAGDNFFAIGPCLSGTQEWSANTQILKVDIHIEPLTLGSYLSDYNQKTPCELNQLLQGKDEKFYFNSGKTTPQMQLCLHQILNCPYQGATRQIYLEAKALELIAMRLQEVVSEDNSQYDSSEVIRANDVERIHQAKEILRAQFENPPSLPELARQVGLNQRKLKQGFRACFGTTAFGYLHDYRMEQARLLLTDTQMGVTQVAHKVGYASLPSFSAAFRKKFGICPRIYLGKEKKVPLG
- a CDS encoding TonB-dependent receptor domain-containing protein gives rise to the protein MKLHQLLKIIIFTSVMAVWGNNLAQAEEVLPSSNSRKLSQSSPPANNNATQLIKVTGVRLNQTDKGVEIILETTSAQSLQVVNRSQGNDFIAEIPNAQLSVSQGNAFTKLKPIQGISQIEVINKDGNTIQVKVTGEAGSPQVELFDSSTGLIFGLKPIASTAQTPAKPPETPPQQESQTPEKPTTSQAEENNNQPIELVVTATRTEQDIQKVPRSITVINRAEVEKQTRLSRNLIEILGKSVPGLAPPTQSGSNFGLSLRGRNTQVLIDGVPQSTSRNAFRDLKTIDPSAIERVEVVRGPSAIYGDGATGGVINIITKRADTDRLTSKTEFGVTAALGELEEDSFGTNFQHTISVNEDKVDFTGNISFTNTGVFYDAEGDKIPTDPNAQGGFADSRSLNLFGKLGVNFDDYQRLQLTFNRFDEKQDTDIASDPTVNDLPGTQKARAIEGLSLDELPGNENTLLNLQYNHDNLLNSKVQAQAYYRNYLTRFFPFDGRAFASLGNEIIQSEVDSEKYGARLQIETPLFDGEKAKLLWGADYFKEETSQIVSTFDGDVFDSSGGLVFNKVNERTWVPPLDLSSLGLFAQLNLNVGKKLVLNGGVRYENSDVSVDDFSTLANPDVNIEGGDLDFDATLFNVGAVYSITDNVSVFANFSQGFSLSDIGLALRNAPPGFTVESLSPEPQKVDNYEIGLRGRWNKVQASLSAFYNESELGTTFTATGTVIRAPERIYGVEAAIDVKPSPRFALGGTLTLTGGEIDINDDGNYGALDGFRIPPLKLTAYVENETLPGWSNRLQALFSGERDLFADNTRFGRRPVDSYFVLDYISSIKMGAGTLQIGVENLLDNQYFPVVSQLQASNSSFSAARGRTLSLRYSVDW